The Caproicibacterium amylolyticum genome includes the window GCACGTGGAGAACAAAATCACCAGCAGAAAGCGCGGCTCTCCCCATGCGTAAAAAAGCAGGTTTGCCGCAAGCAGGGTGATGTTCCGCCACTTTTTCGGTGTAACAAAATACAGCAGCAGAACCACCGGCAAAAACAGGAACAAGAAGGTCAGGCTGGCAAAAACCATGCTGCCACCGCCTTAGCCTAAAAGGCTGAAGACCAGTTCTTTTGCCTTCTGATTGTCAGCAGAAATACACAGAACCACTACTGTACCCTTCTGCTCCAGGACCGCAGTGGAAAGCTTCGGCACTTCGCTCGGTTTATAATCAGAGTAGCTGTCCTTCTGCATTTTTACAAAGTCATCTGCTTTTTCTTTGATAGCTGCCGCAGCAGCTTCATTTTTTGCCTGCCAAACTGAGATTTCCTCCGCAGTGGCACCTGTGCCAACGTAAACATCGCAGGACTTTACCTGTGACGCATCCACCCCGTAACGCTTGTCAGCTGCCTGCAGGCTGATTTCAGAAAGCTGGTCAGTAAACTTTGCAGAAGACTTAATCTGGCTTGAAAGCGTCTTTGGGTCAGTGGACACCGCCTTTGCCGCACTGTTCTCCCCACAGCCTGCTGCCACACAAATTACAGCCGCACAGACCAGCAGCAGTGAAATGACTTTTTTATGCATAGTTACATACTTCCCTCAGCATTGTATTATATTTAATTTTGTACAGCCCGCAAAGTTTTCCACACCGCTGTGGAAAGCTCTCTGTACACGGCACATTTCAGTGGTTGGACAAATACTGCACCCAAACTTTGCAGTATTTCTGATTCAAATGTACACCGTCTTCCGCCGCCTCATCCGGCAAACAGCCGGATTCGTCTTTCAGCGCAGAAGCTACATCCAAATACACCGCATTCTTTGCTTTCGCAAGTTTTTGAAGCACTGCGTTATATTCATTAATTCGTTGATTATTTGTATCTTCTTCATTTTTTTCGGAAACAGCCGCTGAAACCGGTAAAATGGACTGAATATAAAGCTTTGCTCCCGGCTGTTCCTTTTGCACCGCGTCAAGCACTTTGGCATAGGCACTGTAAAACGGCTGCGTGCCGTTCCAGCCCAATTCATTTTCACCAAACTGAAAATAAATCCTCTTATACTGCTTTTGTGCCAGTGCCTGCATAATCGGTACGCTGCCGCCGCGCATCGGTTTTGTAAATACGGTGTTTACCGTAAGTCCAACGCGCGAATAAAAATCCATTTTGGGCAGCAAGCCCTGCATGTTCAAGCCCTCCACACAGGAGTTGCCAACCATAGCCGCATCCGAAAAGTCGGCGGCCCCCGCTTTTACAGCCGTTTTGGATTTCGCCGCTTTCGGGGAAGCCGCTTTGTGGGCTGTTACCGCAGAAGAAGCCGCTGTTTCAGAGGACACCGCGGCACTGCTGACCGGCTGGTTGGACTGTGCCGCCGAAGAAGCGGAAGTGACAGCTGACGAGGAGGAAACCTCAGCAGCTGAGCTGACCTCGCTGCCGGACACTTCTTTGCCACCACAGGCGGTCATTCCCAAAGCCAGTACACCTGTCAGGAGCAGTACCGCCGCTTTTTGACAGCACTTATGTTTCCTCTTTCCGAACAATGAACCTTGTTTCAATTAGAAACCCTCTTTCTGAAAAAAAGCGGCTGTTTTTCTGCCGCTTCTTTTCTATCACATAGTTGAGACTATCACGATAGTTTCAGCCTGTCAACAAGGTTATCTGACTTGTAACAACGGATTACGCTTTTGTAAACAGCCTTCTTTTGTGATTTTGCTGGATGTTCATTAAACCACTTCCGGAGGGCTTCTTTCTGCTCTTCAAAAGTACCATCAAGTTTTAAACTGTCATCCACTGAAAAAATTCCTCCTTAAGTCGCAGAAAACAAAAGTTTTCATCCGGGAGTACACAGTACGCACCTGTTTACAGATTCTCTCCGTTTTCCGCAATAATTTTGCGGTAGTCGTAAAAACTGTCCTTTGGTGTACGCTTCTGTGTTGCAAAGTCGACGTAAATTAAGCCAAAGCGCTCATCATAGCCGCGCGCCCACTCAAAGTTGTCCATCAGACTCCAGTGGAAGTAAGCACGCACATCCGTGCCGTCCTCCACGCAGCACCGCAGCTGACGCAGGTAACGGTGAATAAAGTCAATACGGTTGGGGTCGTGTACCTTACCGTCCAGTGAAACCGCATCGTGACAGGACATTCCGTTCTCGGTGATAACAATCGGTGTTTTATAGCGTTCGTACAGGAACTTCGGTACCCAGTAAAGGCTTTCCGGGGTCACCGGCCAATCGATTGCGGTACGTGGAAAACCCGCCGGACGCGGTACACATTTATAGCCGCCCTTTCCGTCTGCTTTCACTGGTACAGAATTGTAAATATTCTGGCCGTAAAAATCAAGTGGCTGGGAAATCAGCTTTAAATCATCCGTGCCAATCTGCGGCATATTTTCACCCATAACCTTAACTCCCTGCTCCGGGTAACAGCCCAACAGCACCGGGTCACTCCACCAGCTGACGGAAAAGGTCCACCGCTGCGGCACATCAAAGGTTGCCTGCCGTGCAGCTGCAATGTCCTCAGCACTCTCCGTTGCCGGATAAAAGCTGGAACCAGTGGGGGCATAGCCTATCTGCACATCGGAAATCACTTCCCGCAGTACCTGCACCGCTCTGCCGTGCGCCAGCAGTACATTGTGTGCCATCTGCAGGGTGTCTTTGCGGCTGCAGTGCAGGCCCGGCGCGTGCTCGCCAGTATCATAACCCAAACCAATAAAGCACTGCGGCTCGTTCAGCGTGAAAAAGTGTTTGATTTTTCCGCCAAGCCGCTTTGCGACCACACGGGTGTACTCCGCAAACCATGCCGGACTTTCCGGATTCAGCCAACCGCCCCTGCGGTGCAATGCATACGGGTACTCCCAGTGGTAAAGGGTGGCATAGGGCGTAATGCCGTTTTGCAGCAGTTCATCCGCCAGTTCCTCGTAAAAGCGCAGACCGGCTTCGTTTACTTTTCCGGTGCCGTCCGGCAGAATACGCGGCCAGCTGATGGAAAAGCGGTACGCCTGAATGCCCAGCTGCTTCATCAGCTGCACATCTTCCCGAAAGCGGTGGTAATGGTCACAGGCGGTGTCGCCGGTGTGCCCGTCAAAAACATTGCCGGGGCGGTGGCAAAACTCATCCCATACGGACAGACCGCGTCCGCCTTCATTCCAGGCTCCTTCAATCTGATACGCCGCTGTTGCCGCGCCCCAGAGAAAATCTTTTTGAAACGCCATATGTAAACAAACCCCTTTTTTCAATTTCCAGTACTATTATGATTGTAGCGAAATCCGCACGCAGATGCAAGCGGCTTGGCAGAAATATTGCGCTTTTTTAAGACACCACCGCTGTTTTGTGCTATACTTGTGCTGTATGTTTATTATTCTAG containing:
- a CDS encoding DUF4358 domain-containing protein, with product MHKKVISLLLVCAAVICVAAGCGENSAAKAVSTDPKTLSSQIKSSAKFTDQLSEISLQAADKRYGVDASQVKSCDVYVGTGATAEEISVWQAKNEAAAAAIKEKADDFVKMQKDSYSDYKPSEVPKLSTAVLEQKGTVVVLCISADNQKAKELVFSLLG
- a CDS encoding GDSL-type esterase/lipase family protein; protein product: MKQGSLFGKRKHKCCQKAAVLLLTGVLALGMTACGGKEVSGSEVSSAAEVSSSSAVTSASSAAQSNQPVSSAAVSSETAASSAVTAHKAASPKAAKSKTAVKAGAADFSDAAMVGNSCVEGLNMQGLLPKMDFYSRVGLTVNTVFTKPMRGGSVPIMQALAQKQYKRIYFQFGENELGWNGTQPFYSAYAKVLDAVQKEQPGAKLYIQSILPVSAAVSEKNEEDTNNQRINEYNAVLQKLAKAKNAVYLDVASALKDESGCLPDEAAEDGVHLNQKYCKVWVQYLSNH
- a CDS encoding GH1 family beta-glucosidase → MAFQKDFLWGAATAAYQIEGAWNEGGRGLSVWDEFCHRPGNVFDGHTGDTACDHYHRFREDVQLMKQLGIQAYRFSISWPRILPDGTGKVNEAGLRFYEELADELLQNGITPYATLYHWEYPYALHRRGGWLNPESPAWFAEYTRVVAKRLGGKIKHFFTLNEPQCFIGLGYDTGEHAPGLHCSRKDTLQMAHNVLLAHGRAVQVLREVISDVQIGYAPTGSSFYPATESAEDIAAARQATFDVPQRWTFSVSWWSDPVLLGCYPEQGVKVMGENMPQIGTDDLKLISQPLDFYGQNIYNSVPVKADGKGGYKCVPRPAGFPRTAIDWPVTPESLYWVPKFLYERYKTPIVITENGMSCHDAVSLDGKVHDPNRIDFIHRYLRQLRCCVEDGTDVRAYFHWSLMDNFEWARGYDERFGLIYVDFATQKRTPKDSFYDYRKIIAENGENL